The nucleotide window ctctctGACTCTGATGACATTTACTCCTTTAGGGATTAAACTTTGGTTTTCAATGACGACGCATGTTTCAATAGTTCTGATggtgactacacacacacacacactgccttgaacagacacacacacacacacacgcacacactgcatgaacacacacacacacacaccgcatgcacccagacacacacgcacacacacacacacgcatgcagacacacgcacagacacactgcatacacacacacctgcacacacacacacacgacacacacacacgacacacctgcacgcacacacacacacacacgagacccatgcacacacacacacacacacacacacacacgagacacacacacacacacagagacacacgcacacacactgcgctacacgcacacacacacacacacacacacagcagacacacacacacacagagacacacacgcacacacacacacgcacagacacacacacacacatgcacacacagagacactcaaacacacacacacgcacgcacccacgcactCGCACGCTGCAcgagcacacgcacacacacacagagacacacactagcagcacacacaccagcgcgacgcacacacacactgccgcACGCACactgcgcgcgcacacacacacgcacgcacgcgagttcgcacacagacacacacacgcacacacacacacacacgcgcacgcagacacacacacgcagacacacacacgcacacacacacacgcacgcacgcacgcacacacacacacacgcagacacacagacagacacgcagacacacacacacacacagacacacacacacacagacacacacacacacacacagacacacacacacacacgcgtctATCAGAACTAAAGGTGTTTTACCTGAACAGGATGTAGTTTTCTCGCCACGCTGCCGATGCCTTCAACGGTCGTCACGGCGACCAGGTGTAGGGAACAGACGGGGGCGAGGCAGGCGTTGACAGCATAGTGACTGAACATTAGGTTAAAGGCTGATTACTGCAGAtgacttaacacacacacacacacacacagacagagacacacacacagagacacacacacacacacacacacagacacacacacacacacacagagacacacacacacacacagagacacacacacacacacacacacacacacacagagacacacacagagacacacagagacacacacacacacacaaacacagagacacacagagatacacacacacacacacacacacacacacgagacacacacacacacacacagagacacacacacacacacacacagagacacacacacacacacacacacacagagatacacacagagacacacacacagagacacacacacacacacacagagacacacacacagagcacacacacacacacacacacagagacacacacacacacagacacacacagacacacacagagacacacactacagacacacacacacacgtacagagacacacacacacagcagagacacacacacacagagacacacacagcagacacacacacacacacacacacagagatacacacacacacagagacacagacacacacacatacagagacacacacacacacacacagagacacacacacagagcacacacacacacacacacagagaaacacagacacacacacacacacacacacacagagacacacacacacacagacacacagacacacacacagacacacagacacacacagagacacacacgcacacacagagcacacacacacagacacacagacacccagacacgtgcacacacacacacacacacacacacacacacacacacacacagagacacagacacacacacacacacagagacacagacacacacacacacacacagacacacacacacacacacacagagacacacacacacacacacagcagacacgagacacacacacacacacacacacacagacacagacacacagacacacacacacacacacacacacacacacacacacacttggtttTAAAGGATACAGCAgctgttgagtgtgtgtttggtatCTGGACAGCATGACGGTGCAGGCTCCACATCCTCCTTCAGCACAACCCAGTTTAGTTCCTGTTAGAcccactggacacacacacacacacacacagagacacacacacacacacacacagagacacacacagagacacacacacacacacacacacagagacacacagagacacacacacacacacacaatcattgaCATCGATGCATGTTCACCTTCAGagagttgtgtgtgtctctgtctgtgtgtgtgtctctgtgtgtgtgtgtgtctctgtctgtgtgtgtgtctctatctgtgtgtgtgtctctgtgtgtgtgtgtgtgtgtgtgtgtgtctctgtgtgtgtgtgtgtgtgtgtgtgtgctgctgtagtgtgtgtgtctgtgtgtgtgtgtgtctctctgtgtgtgtgctctgtgtgtgtgtgtgtgtgtgtgtgtctctctgtgtgtgtgtctgtgtgtgtgtatgtgtgtgtgtctctctgtgtgtgtgtgtctgtctgtgtgtgtgtgtgtgtgtgtgtgtgtctctgtgtgtgtgtctgtctgtgtgtgtgtatgtgtgtgtgtgtgtgtgtgtgtgtctctctgtgtgtgtgtgtgtgtgtctctgtgtgtgtctgtctgtgtgtgtgtgtgtgtgtgtgtgtgtgtgtgtgtgtctctgtgtgtgtctctgtgtgtgtgctgtctgtgtgtgtgtatgtgtgatgtgtgtgtgtgtgtctgtgtgtgtgtgtgtgtctgtgtggtgtgctgtgtgtgtgtgtgtgtgtctgtgtgtgtgtgtctgtgtgtgtgtgtgtgtgtgtgttatctgtgtgtgtgtgtgtgtgtgtgtgtctgtgtctgtgtgtgtgtgtgtgtgtgtcgtgtcgtgtgtgtgtgtgtctctgtgtctgtatgtgtgtgtgtgtgctgtgtgtgtgtgtgtgtgtgtgtgtgtgtgtgtgtgtgtctgtgtgtgtgtgtgtctgtgtctctcgtgtgtgtgtgtcctgcagatgactctaatcacacacacacagacacagtacagctgcagatcacacacacagagacgagtAGACACATCACAGAGAGCAGGCACACAcgtcacacagagacacacacacagacagagacatctgacacacacacacatcacacagaaggcacacacacacacacacacacacacacacagagtatcacacacagagatcacagagagacacacaccacaTCACACATCATCAAACACAGAGACATCGACAGAGATtacacacatcatcatcatcatcaacaggtcaaacacacacgccagacacattacatcacacgcagacacacacacacagtcatcatcacagagacacacacagcactcacACATCacgacagagatacacacagagacacacacacagagacagacacacacacacacagagacacacacagagacgcacacatacacacacacacacacagagatcatcacacacacacagatcacacacacacacacatcagtgagacacacacatacagacacacacacacactacagagacacacacatcagcaggagagacacacacacacagagacacacacagcacgacacacacacacacacacacacagagatacacacacacacagagacacagacacacacacacagagacacggacacacacacacacagagacacacacacacagcacacacacacacacacacacagaaacacagacacacacacacacacacacacacagagacacacacacacacagacacacagacacacacacagacacacgcacacacacagagacacacacacgcacacacacagcacacacacacagacacacagacacccagacacgtgcacacacacacacacacacacacacacacacacacacacacagagacacagacacacacacacgacacacacacacacacacagacacacacacacacacacacacagacacacacagagcacacacacagagacacacacacacacacgagacacagacacacagacacacacacacacacacacacacagacacacagacacacaaacacacacacacacacacacacacacacacacctggtttTAAAGGATACAGCAgctgttgagtgtgtgtttggtatCTGGACAGCATGACGGTGCAGGCTCCACATCCTCCTTCAGCACAACCCAGTTTAGTTCCTGTTAGAcccactggacacacacacacacacacacagacacacacacacacacagcagcacacacacacacacagacacacacacacacacacagagacacacacacacacacacaatcattgaCATCGATGCATGTTCACcttcagagagtgtgtgtgtgtctctgtctgtgtgtgtgtctctgtgtgtgtgtgtctctgtctgtgtgtgtgtgtgtgtgtgtgtctgtgtgtgtgtgtgtgtgtgtgtctgtgtgtgtgtgtgtgtgtgtgtgtgtgtgtgtgtgtgtgtgtgtgtgtgtgtgtgtgtgtgtctctgtctgtgtgtgtgtctctgtgtgtgtgtgtctctgtgtgtgtgtgtctctgtgtgtgtgtctgtgtgtgtgtgtgtgtgtgtgtctctctgtgtgtgtgtgtctgtctgtgtgtgtgtgtgtgtgtgtgtgtgctctgtgtgtgtctgtctgtgtgtgtctgtgtgtgtgtgtgtgtgtgtgtgtctctctgtgtgtgtgctgtgtgctctgtgtgtgtctgtctgtgtgtgtgtgtgtgtgtgtgtgtgtgtgtgtgtgtctctgtgtgtgtctctgtgtgtgtgctgtctgtgtgtgtgtatgtgtgtgtgtgtgtgtgtgtctagtgtgtgtgtgtgtgtctgtgtgtgtgtgtgtgtgtgtgtgtgtgtctgtgtgtgtgtgtctgtgtgtgtgtgtgtgtgtgtgtatcgtgtgtgtgtgtgtgtgtgtgtgtgtctgtgtctgtgtgtgtgtgtgtgtgtgtgtgtgtgtgtgtgtgtgtctctgtgtctgtgtgtgtgtgtgtgtgtctgtgtgtgtgtgtgtgtgtgtgtgtgtgtgtgtgtgtgtgtgtgtgtgtgtgtgtgtgtgtctctcgtgtgtgtgtgtctgtgtctctctgtgtgtgtgtgtgtgtgtgtctctgtgtgtgtgtgtgtgtgtgtgtctctgtgtctgtgtgtgtgtgtgtgtgtgtgtgtgtgtgtgtctctctatgtgtgtgtgtgtgtgtacatttcctCCTCTGACCTGGATggtgactatgtgtgtgtgtatgtgtgtgtgtgtgtgtgtgtgtgtgtctctgtgtgtgtgtgtctctctctgtgtgtgtgtgtgtgtgtgtgtgtctctgtgtgtgtgtgtgtgtgtgtgtgtgtcagagaccATTTCTGCTGATCTGTGGATAATAATAGTCGTTCAGAATATGAAACAAGaagtgaaatttttttttttttgggaaacaGGAAACCTGGATGTCGCAACCACAACAGTTCTGCtcttaatatatattattatatattaatgtgtgtgtgtgtctgtgtgtgtgtgtgtttgtctgtgtgtgttagtgtgtgtgtgtgtgtctctgtgtctgtgtgtgtctctgtgtctgtgtgtgtgtgtgtctgtgtgtgtgtgtgtgtgtctctctatgtgtgtgtgtgtgtgtgtgtgtgtctctgtgtgtgtgtgtgtgtgtctctgtgtgtgtgtgtctctgtgtctgtttgtctctgtgtgtgtgtgtgtgtctgcgtgtgtgtctctgtgtctgtgtatgttagtgtgtgtgtgtgtgtgtgtctctgtgtgtgtgtgtgtgtgtctgtgtgtctgtgtgtgtgtgtgtgtgtgtgtgtgtctctgtgtctgtgtgtgtgtgtgtgtgtgtgtgtgtgtgtgtgtctgtgtgtgtgtgtgtgtgtgtgtgtgtgtgtgtgtgtgtgtgtgtgtgtgtgtgtgtgtgtgtgtgtctgtgtgctgtgtgtgtgtgtgtgtgtcgtgtgtgtctgtgtgtgtgtgtgtgtgtgtgtgtgtgtgtgtgtctctgtgtgtgtgtgtctctgtgtctgtttgtctctgtgtgtgtgtgtgtgtgtctgcgtgtgtgtctgtgtgtgtgtgtgtgtgtgtgtgtctgtgtgtgtgtgtgtgtgtgtgtgtgtgtgtgtgtgtgtgtgtgtgtgtgtgtgtgtgtgtgtgtgtctctgtgtgtgtgtgtgtgtgtgtgtgtgtgtgtctctgtgtgtgtgtgtgtgtgtctgtgtgtctgtgtgtgtgtgtgtctctgtgtctgtgtgtgtgtgtgtgtgtgtctctctgtgtgtgtctctgtgtgtgtgtgtgtgtgtgtgtgtgtgtacatttcctCCTCAGATATGTCAGCAGGGTCATCTCAGGATCTGCCTTTCCTTCAACAATCTgcagcacaaaaaaaataaaaagaagttaAATATATGAAATCTagaatgatgaagatgatgatgatgatgatgatgaagatgatgatgatgatgatgaagatgatggtggtgatgatggtgatgatgaagatgatgatgaagatggtggtgatgatgatgaagagatATTTAATCTTCTCCTGCTGCTAAAGGAACTATTTTATCgacatttttatagttttattttacattttttacgaactcaggagagaaaaacaaacatagatctctctgtgtgtgtgtgtgtgtgtgtgtgtgtgtgtgtgtgtgtgtgtgtgtgtgtctctgtgtgtgtctgtgtgtgtctcgtgtgtgtgtctctgtgtgtgtgtgtgtgtgtgtgtctgtgtgtgtgtgtgtgtgtgtgtgtgtgtgtgtgtgtgtgtgtgtgtgtgtgtgtctctgtgtgtgtgtatgtgtgtgtgtctgtgtgtgtgtgtgtgtgtgtctctgtgtgtgtctctgtgtgtgtgtgtgtctctgtgtgtgtgtgtgtctgtgtgtgtgtgtctgtgtgtgtgtgtgtgtgtgtgtgtgtctgagagaacTAGTAGAAAAAGTTAAACTTGAAGACAATTACAcaatgtttctctttttctgttttatttcattagAAAGTGATTAGATTCATGtttattatgacattttatagactgaaataatcagaaaaaaacataataataataataataataataataataataataataataataagtgtaACCTGCGACCCCACATTATATCATATTACACTATTCTATCCAGACCAAAGGTATAGAAATCTACAGTTTCTCCCAGAACAAACAGCAGTAAAGACgtattttagaaataaaaacaacatcaatCATAACACGGTCGCTGTCattaaataacatttacatAATAAAACCCGCTGGAGCAAAGTCCGCGCAAAGTCGCCATAAAACAGCGGAAATGCACGTTAACATCATTGAAACGTTGCAGTCGCGCACAGAACCCACTTTAAAAACGTCCTTATTTAAGTTAAATACGAGATATCTTTACCTTCTTCCCGTTTACGAAGAAGATGAGGTCATCAGACCCGGACCCGGACCGGGTCTCGGTATCGGCGTTGGTCCCGTACATGTCCACCTTGCTGCTGGTCCTCTGCGTCCTCTCCACGGAGTCTGACAAGCCGGAATGCCGCTGCTCAGCTCAGTGGACGCTCGGCGGAGAGGTGTGTACTTCAGGGACACTCTGGAGTCTGAAACTGCCCCAAAACTCCGCGACCCAACAACCTCACTAACGCCGAATCTGATGGTGCGTTCAGGTGCTCCGAAATAACCCAGAAGTTACCATGAAACACAAGTCATTAATTCTCCAAatctggatttatttattttctgccaATTGCTCAATGACGTCTGGAATGCACGGTTTCTTTTGTGTTTCCTCTTACAGACAGAAAGTTTGTGTGAGCTTTAGCCCCAGTTAAACACAAGTATTACGCCCCTTCAGGTTAATTATTCACAGCtaggctccccccccccccatgggtCAAAGGTCACGCAGAACGCTGCCAGCTGTTCAGGGACGAGCTAACTCAGCGAGACGTCCACGTGTGACACgatgacagaaacaaacaataagGTAGTACATGGACTGCTGAGGTCAGACGGAGGCTCTCTCATACTTCACATTAGTGTCGGCCTGTCAGGTCACGGGACTCCTTCTTCAACGGTGAATCGATCTGATTGGTCTTCAGAGAGCAGGacttcacagagaacacacacacacacacacacacacacacacacacacacacacacacacacacacacactcacagagaaagagacacacagacacacacgcacgcacacagagacacacacacgcagacacacacagagacacacacactcacagagagacacacacacacagacagacacacacacacagacacacacacacacacactcacagagagagacacacacacacacacacacacgcagacacacacagacacacacactcacagagacacacacacacacagacacacacacacacacacacagagagacacacacacacacacagacaagcacgcagagagacacacacacacacacactcacagagagagacacacacaaatacacacacaaacacacacacaaacacaaacacagacggacacacagacagacacacacacacagagagaaacacacacacacagacaagcacgcagagagacacacacacacacacacacacagacagacgagacacacacacacacacacagagacacacacacacacacagacacacagacagacacacacacacacacagagagaaacacacacacacagacaagcacgcagagagacacacacaaacacacacacagacagagacacacaaacacagacagacagacggacacacagacacacacagagacacacacacagagagagacacacacaaacacacacacagacagagacacacacacacactcacagagagagagagacacacacacacacacacacacacactaaaaaggCAACACTGAAATGAAAGTGACCAGTGGAGGATGAGTCTTTATATTTCTGACattatgtaaaaatataaaatcccAGATTCATGCATTCATTGATCAGAGTGGTGGGACAGATGTCTCAGTGAGTCCCGTAGTCCCACCAGGGACAGACACGGGACGAATGGACCTCACTCAAAGGAAACCTCTTCTTCATTTCAGGGGTCGACGAtgatgtaccaaggctcagtccctgtcacagcggccgcaggttcaactccgcCCTGCAGCCCTCtgctgtatctctctctctgtgtgtgtgtgtgtgtgtatatatatatatgtgtgtgtgtgtgtgtgtgtgtgtgtctctctctctctctctgtgtgtgtgtgtgtgtgtgtgtgtgtgtgtgtctctctctctctctctctgtgtgtgtgtgtatatatgtgtgtatgtgtctatatgtgtgtgtgtatatatatatatgtatgtatgtatatatatatatatatatatatatatatgtatgtgtgtatatatatatatacacatacacacacacacatatatacatacacacacacacatatatatatgtatatgtgtctatatatgtgtgtgtatatatatatatatatatatatatatatatgatatgtctgtatatatatatatatatatatgcacacacacatatatgatatatacacacacatatatatatatgtgtctatatatgtgtgtgtgtgtaatgtgtgtgtgtcgatctatacatatatatatatatatgtatatatatatatatatgtatatatgtgtgtgtgtgtgtctgtgtgtgtgtctctgtctgtgtgtgtgtgtgtgtgtgtgtgtgtgtgtgtgtgtgtgtgtgtgtgtgtgtgtgtgtgtgtggcagatcTGACCACATCGAAAGTATAAAAGTTCAATATTAATATGAAACATGCATTTTTAATTACATCACACTTCACACTTCTATTGATTTGGCAACCAGGTGTTTAAACATCTAATACACCTTCTCTTctccagctagcctagcttagcatagatgctgcaggtaactggctccatctagcctagcttagcacagatcctgcagGTAACTGTctccagctagcctagcttagcacagatcctggaggtaactggctccatctagcctagcttagcatagatcctgcaggtaactggctccagctagcctagcttagcacagatcctggaggtaactggctccatctagcctagcttagcacagatcctgcaggtaactggctccagctagcctagcttagcacagatcctggaggtaactgtcTCCATCTAGTctagcttagcatagatccTGCAGGTAACTGTctccagctagcctagcttagcacagatcctggaggtaactggctccatctagcctagcttagcacagatcctggaggtaactggctccatctagcctagcttagcacagatcctggaggtaactggctccagctagcctagcttagcacagatcctggaggtaacacagccatcttctaacctatacatactgggaactatattatcagaaggtgaagcactgctactgctgctacttgggcggagggatacgctcgcagcacctgaagccccgtggtgaggagcagagagttcgctcagttggagtaatatcactccgcccaagcagcgcg belongs to Sander vitreus isolate 19-12246 unplaced genomic scaffold, sanVit1 ctg513_0, whole genome shotgun sequence and includes:
- the LOC144514258 gene encoding xanthine dehydrogenase/oxidase-like → MLSRYQTHTQQLLHYAVNACLAPVCSLHLVAVTTVEGIGSVARKLHPVQERIARSHGSQCGFCTPGIVMSMYALLRNNATPNMADVEEAFH